In one Nostoc sp. KVJ3 genomic region, the following are encoded:
- the pstS gene encoding phosphate ABC transporter substrate-binding protein PstS, translated as MELKFCISAQPQSKRRVWLLPAIAMLLSIVSCTADNKKIKHISLVGAGASFPAPLYERWLSDYNQQNPNVQINYQAIGSSAGIQQLIEGTVDFAASDVGITSEQAAKIKKGVIALPMTAGSIVLAYNLAPAPQSPQVNLPTSLKLSRQVYVDIFLGKITNWNHPRIAVANPGVNLPNLPIQVVHRTDGSGTTSMLTQHLSAISPEWKSQVGAGKAVAWPVGIAGKGNEGVTALIQQIPGAIGYVEYIYAKQNKLPMAALENKFGNYITPTPTSVAKTLESVKLPADNLIAFINDPTGSQSYPIVTYSWFLTYQVYPNRVKGEALKKFIDWALIDGQKSSLELGYIPLSKKVVLQVQSAANKIAE; from the coding sequence TTGGAACTAAAGTTTTGTATATCTGCTCAACCTCAATCTAAGCGCCGGGTTTGGCTTCTACCCGCGATCGCTATGTTGTTGAGTATCGTTTCTTGTACTGCCGATAATAAAAAAATTAAGCATATTTCTCTTGTTGGTGCTGGCGCAAGTTTTCCCGCACCTTTATACGAACGCTGGCTTTCAGATTACAATCAGCAAAATCCCAATGTGCAAATTAACTATCAAGCGATAGGAAGCAGCGCTGGAATACAACAGCTAATTGAAGGTACTGTGGACTTTGCAGCTAGTGATGTGGGAATTACAAGTGAACAAGCAGCTAAGATAAAAAAGGGAGTAATTGCTTTACCCATGACTGCTGGTTCCATAGTCCTAGCTTACAACCTCGCGCCAGCCCCCCAGTCACCTCAAGTCAATCTACCAACAAGTTTAAAGCTATCACGCCAAGTTTACGTAGATATCTTTCTGGGAAAAATTACGAACTGGAATCATCCAAGAATAGCTGTAGCTAACCCAGGAGTAAATTTACCCAATCTACCGATTCAGGTTGTACACCGAACTGATGGTAGTGGAACTACAAGTATGTTAACACAACATCTAAGTGCTATAAGTCCAGAATGGAAAAGCCAAGTTGGAGCCGGTAAAGCTGTAGCCTGGCCAGTGGGAATTGCTGGAAAAGGTAATGAAGGTGTTACCGCCTTAATTCAACAAATCCCAGGAGCTATTGGCTATGTAGAATATATCTACGCCAAACAAAATAAACTTCCTATGGCTGCCTTGGAAAACAAATTTGGTAATTATATTACACCGACACCAACATCTGTAGCTAAAACATTAGAGTCAGTGAAATTACCCGCCGATAACTTGATTGCTTTTATCAACGATCCTACGGGTTCCCAGTCTTATCCCATCGTTACTTACAGCTGGTTTTTAACTTATCAAGTATATCCAAACCGAGTCAAAGGTGAAGCACTGAAAAAATTTATTGATTGGGCTTTGATTGATGGGCAAAAATCTAGTTTGGAACTCGGATATATTCCTTTATCTAAAAAAGTTGTGCTTCAAGTACAATCTGCCGCAAATAAAATTGCAGAATAA
- a CDS encoding cytochrome c biogenesis protein, which yields MTLEDSTSQELKWWAVPGKFLRQELLPVLTNLKLAIALLLLIAIFSSTGTVIEQGQSPAFYQANYPEHPALFGFLTWKVIQIVGLDHVYRTWWFLALLILFGTSLTACSFTRQLPALKTAQRWKYYEEPRQFQKLALSAELDNGSLDSLSQLLQKRRYKIFPNQEKENLLYARKGIVGRIGPIIVHIGIVAILLGGIWGAMTGFLAQEMVASGDTFQVTNIVDAGPLAAKVPKDWSVRVNRFWIDYTPSGGIDQFYSDMSVLNQQGEEIDHKKIFVNEPLRYHGITFYQTDWGIAGVRVQFNNSPIFQLPMAQLNTNGQGRIWGTWVPTKPDLSEGVSLLAKDLQGMVLIYDPTGKLIDTVRAGMSTQVNGVKLKILDIIGSTGLQIKADPGIPIVYSGFGLLMLGVVMSYFSHSQIWALQKGDRLYVGGKTNRAQVAFEQEVLEILDRLTSQPKTEEKETAIEV from the coding sequence ATGACTTTAGAAGATTCAACGTCTCAAGAATTAAAATGGTGGGCAGTGCCTGGGAAGTTCCTTCGGCAGGAGCTTTTGCCCGTACTAACCAACTTAAAATTAGCGATCGCACTCCTGCTATTGATTGCAATCTTTAGCTCTACCGGTACTGTCATCGAGCAAGGTCAGTCACCCGCATTTTATCAGGCTAATTACCCAGAACATCCAGCTTTATTTGGTTTCTTAACTTGGAAGGTAATTCAGATAGTTGGGTTAGACCACGTATATCGTACCTGGTGGTTTCTGGCATTACTCATCTTATTTGGCACTAGCTTAACTGCTTGTTCTTTTACCCGGCAGTTACCAGCCTTAAAAACTGCCCAACGCTGGAAATATTATGAAGAACCACGGCAATTTCAAAAATTAGCTTTAAGTGCAGAACTAGATAATGGTTCCCTGGATTCTCTCAGCCAACTATTACAGAAACGCCGTTATAAAATTTTTCCAAATCAAGAAAAAGAAAATCTCCTTTATGCCCGCAAAGGAATAGTCGGACGCATCGGCCCAATTATCGTTCATATTGGCATTGTAGCTATTCTGCTAGGGGGAATTTGGGGGGCGATGACTGGGTTTCTAGCACAGGAAATGGTGGCTAGTGGCGATACATTTCAAGTCACAAATATTGTAGATGCTGGCCCTTTGGCAGCCAAAGTCCCGAAAGATTGGTCTGTGCGAGTAAATCGTTTTTGGATTGACTACACTCCATCTGGCGGCATCGATCAATTTTATTCAGATATGTCTGTCTTAAATCAGCAGGGAGAGGAAATTGACCACAAGAAGATTTTTGTTAACGAGCCTCTGCGCTATCATGGCATAACTTTCTATCAAACTGATTGGGGAATCGCAGGTGTTCGCGTCCAATTTAACAACAGCCCGATTTTTCAATTACCAATGGCGCAATTGAACACCAACGGACAAGGGCGCATTTGGGGAACATGGGTTCCTACGAAACCGGATTTGAGTGAAGGTGTTTCTTTGCTAGCGAAAGACTTGCAAGGGATGGTATTAATTTACGATCCGACTGGCAAACTCATTGATACTGTCCGCGCAGGGATGTCCACCCAAGTCAATGGCGTAAAACTGAAAATTCTGGATATCATTGGCAGCACCGGCTTACAAATTAAAGCCGATCCAGGCATCCCAATTGTTTACTCAGGATTTGGATTGCTAATGCTGGGTGTGGTGATGAGTTATTTTTCTCATTCACAAATCTGGGCATTACAAAAAGGCGATCGCTTATATGTTGGTGGTAAAACTAATCGCGCCCAAGTTGCCTTTGAACAAGAGGTTTTAGAGATATTAGATCGGCTGACTTCACAGCCAAAAACTGAAGAGAAAGAGACAGCCATTGAAGTTTAA
- a CDS encoding cytochrome c biogenesis protein CcdA — protein sequence MFDNLQTQIYQLEQFANSLVSNQLTHLSVVSVGIIFAAGLLTSLTPCMLSMLPITIGYIGGYEAKNRLQAAAQSTWFAFGLATTLAAMGIIAAFVGKVYGQVGIGLPIIVSIIAILMGLNLLEALPLQFPSLGETNWISPDLPAGLRSYLLGLTFGLVASPCSTPVLASLLSWIASTQDLVLGAVLLLSYTAGYVAPLILAGTFTASIKKLLELRRWSGWINPVSGALLVGFGVFSLISRIPLGSF from the coding sequence ATGTTTGATAACCTGCAAACCCAAATCTACCAATTAGAACAATTTGCCAACAGCCTCGTTTCTAACCAACTGACACACCTTAGCGTGGTAAGCGTTGGGATCATCTTTGCGGCTGGCTTGCTCACCAGTCTTACACCTTGTATGCTTTCTATGCTGCCAATTACTATTGGTTATATCGGCGGTTATGAAGCCAAAAACCGCTTGCAAGCAGCTGCCCAATCAACTTGGTTTGCTTTCGGATTAGCAACTACATTAGCCGCAATGGGTATTATAGCAGCTTTTGTGGGAAAAGTCTACGGTCAAGTGGGAATTGGTTTGCCGATTATTGTCAGCATTATCGCCATTCTCATGGGGCTGAACTTACTAGAAGCGCTACCTCTGCAATTTCCATCCTTGGGTGAAACAAATTGGATTTCGCCAGATTTACCAGCAGGATTGCGTTCTTATTTGCTGGGGCTAACTTTTGGCTTAGTCGCATCCCCTTGTAGCACGCCTGTTTTAGCCAGCTTGTTGAGTTGGATTGCCAGTACACAAGACTTAGTTTTAGGTGCTGTTTTGCTCCTTTCTTACACAGCCGGTTATGTAGCACCATTGATTTTGGCGGGTACTTTTACAGCTTCAATTAAAAAGTTACTAGAATTGCGTCGCTGGTCTGGTTGGATTAACCCAGTTAGCGGGGCCCTGTTGGTAGGATTCGGTGTATTTTCCTTAATTTCTCGGATTCCCCTCGGCAGTTTTTAA